A genomic region of Alligator mississippiensis isolate rAllMis1 chromosome 4, rAllMis1, whole genome shotgun sequence contains the following coding sequences:
- the LOC132249883 gene encoding uncharacterized protein LOC132249883, with protein sequence MVQDHGARVRCVFLHEGKRIREERVFLEIQVWARPQVSEIQVLPEWDPRDKVPFAVQLHNFYPREVPPIQWGWDRAGSWREDPMQIDKKADGTFTATRVWRVPSQSLTRLELRVRVHVQHGPGEPPSERELSLRAAGKVKAREELLGSILASQGQGLWKKGGKDAALGQCLGTLLLPVALLLSPLFAAPHGSQLQVTTAPSSMASSNFSYHVHHEVLEQPLEEQVPAYTQATAPVGPTGSGVGPIEGMLIVVGGGAILVIVIKGGAPAAASSYFCRKRRKGAAMTLATTLIRASSVAARRVGAFRTFNFWKKRSEDDSWLIHPACQPGPPGWAVSYNVAEVQGPERCLLGQEVTLRCSMAGTFPEDAVTLWEWIHSKDRMAFESDMDQESPEHQLLLPALPPGWRVTEERAGTCLTSSLTFTPTLQDDGARVRCVFLHEAERIREERVSPEIRVWAWPQVSEIQVLPEWDPRDKVPFAVQLHNFYPREVPPIQWGWDGAGSWGEDPTQIDKNADGTFTATSVWRVPSRSLTRPELRVRVCVQHGPGEPASERELSLRAAGLLRPPDVSEISQSESMAKGKGVILSCRIAGHFPGELSVTWLRRGKGEDTAVILRDSTECRVEPGTAVLARDGKSFQQETRLTRWTSRDKGAEYICRVGHLTLETPIERSSACHPRPLGMGDVSCLQALVPGQPESMQHLLSGSYPRQLAMTWLGKRARKKK encoded by the exons ATGGTGCAGGACCACGGGGCACGGGTCCGGTGCGTCTTCCTCCACGAGGGCAAACGGATCAGAGAGGAGCGAGTGTTCCTGGAGATCCAAGTGTGGG cccGGCCGCAGGTGTCTGAGATCCAGGTGTTACCAGAGTGGGACCCCCGCGACAAGGTGCCGTTTGCTGTCCAGCTCCACAACTTCTACCCCAGGGAGGTGCCCCCgatccagtggggctgggacagggccgGGAGCTGGAGGGAAGACCCCATGCAGATAGATAAGAAAGCGGACGGCACGTTCACCGCCACGAGGGTCTGGAGAGTGCCCAGCCAGAGCCTGACCCGGCTGGAGCTGCGAGTGCGAGTGCATGTCCAGCACGGCCCCGGAGAGCCCCCGAGCGAGAGAGAGCTCAGCCTGAGGGCCGCGG GGAAAGTGAAAGCcagagaggagctgctgggatccATTTTAGCTTCACAGGGACAAGGACTCTggaagaaaggagggaaagatgcagccctggggcagtgCCTGGGCACCCTGCTCCTTCCCGTGGCcctgctcctttctcccctctttgCTGCCCCACACG gttcccagctgcaggtgacCACGGCGCCCTCCTCCATGGCTAGCAGCAACTTTTCCTACCACGTCCACCATGAGGTTCTGGAGCAGCCGCTGGAGGAACAAGTCCCCGCGTACACACAGG CAACTGCACCAGTGGGTCCGACTGGTTCCGGGGTTGGACCCATAGAGGGGATGCTGATCGTGGTTGGAGGTGGAGCCATCCTGGTGATTGTAATCAAaggaggagccccagctgctgcatccagttACTTctgcaggaagagaagaaaag GCGCAGCAATGACTCTTGCCACCACTCTGATTAGAGCTTCCTCGGTGGCTGCAAGGCGAGTAGGAGCTTTCAGAACATTTAACTTCTGGAAGAAGAGGAGCGAAG ATGATTCCTGGCTGATTCATCCTGCGTGTCAGCCTGGGCCCCCGGGCTGGGCCGTATCCTACAATGTCGCAGAGGTGCAGGGGCCAGAGCGGTGCCTGCTGGGCCAGGAGGTGACCCTGCGCTGCTCCATGGCGGGGACATTTCCAGAGGATGCAGTCACATTGTGGGAGTGGATCCACAGCAAGGACAGAATGGCATTTGAGAGTGACATGGACCAAGAGAGCCCCGAGCACCAGCTGCTGTTACCCGCCCTCCCCCCGGGCTGGAGAGTGACCGAGGAgagagctgggacctgcctcacGTCCTCCCTGACCTTCACCCCCACGCTGCAGGACGACGGGGCGCGGGTCCGGTGCGTCTTCCTCCACGAGGCCGAACGGATCAGAGAGGAGCGAGTGTCCCCGGAGATCCGGGTGTGGG CCTGGCCACAAGTGTCTGAGATCCAGGTGTTGCCAGAGTGGGACCCCCGCGACAAGGTGCCGTTTGCTGTCCAGCTCCACAACTTCTACCCCAGGGAGGTGCCCCCGatccagtggggctgggatggggccgggagctggggggaagaccCCACGCAGATAGACAAGAACGCGGACGGCACGTTCACCGCGACGAGCGTCTGGAGAGTGCCCAGCCGGAGCCTGACCCGGCCGGAGCTGCGAGTGCGAGTGTGCGTCCAGCACGGCCCCGGAGAGCCCGCGAGCGAGAGAGAGCTCAGCCTGAGGGCCGCGG gtctcctgcgGCCCCCGGACGTGTCCGAAATCTCCCAGTCTGAGTCCATGGCCAAGGGGAAGGGAGTCATCCTGAGCTGCCGCATCGCGGGGCATTTCCCGGGGGAGCTGAGCGTGACCTGGCTGcggaggggcaagggggaggacACTGCTGTGATCCTGCGGGACTCGACTGAGTGCAGGGTGGAGCCCGGCACGGCCGTCCTGGCACGGGACGGGAAGAGCTTCCAGCAGGAGACCAGACTCACCCGCTGGACATCCCGGGACAAGGGGGCAGAGTACATCTGCCGTGTGGGACACCTCACCCTGGAGACCCCCATCGAGAGGAGCAGCG CCTGTCATCCGCGGCCTCTGGGCATGGGGGATGTCTCCTGCCTGCAGGCCCTGGTGCCTGGGCAGCCGGAGTCCATGCAGCACCTTCTATCAGGATCCTACCCCAGGCAGCTGGCAATGACCTGGCTGGGAAAGAGAGCAAGGAAGAAGAAGTGA